GTGGGCTGGACGCTTCTCTGGACGGGGCGCGGGTACTGTCCGACGCCCGGGCGGAGCTGTTGGAGCTCGGCCCGTTGGGTCCCCTGCTGATGGACGTCAGCGTAGCGAGCATCGCCCTCACGCGTCACGACCACCTGGTGGCGGCTCGCGGGGATCGCTCGGTGCAGAGCGAGACGGCGTTCTCCTCCCCCGCGGCGGTGTTGCGCATCGTACGGCGGCTGTGCCATGCCGCCGGCGCCCCGCATCAAGATCAGGAGACGGTCGTGGAGCGACGCCTCCGAGACGGCTCGCGCTTGTGTGCCATCACCGGTGCAGCGTCGGCCACGGGTCCCCTGCTCGTGATCGAGAAGCCGCGCCGGGCAGGGGGTTCGGTGGAGGATCTCGTGCGGCGAGGCACGGTGTCCCGCGCCATGGCGACGTTCCTTCATCACTGCGTCGCTGCCCGCGTCAACGTGTTGGTCGTGGGCCCGCGCGACGAAGGCACCGCGTCCGTCGCCAGTGCGCTGGTGGGCGTGGCCGCGCCCGCGTGCCCGGTCGTGGCCCTGCTCGACTTCGACGATCTGGTGAGCGGCAACGCGCCGCATGCCGCTTGGCTGTCGGTGGCCGACGCACCGATGGACGCTGCCCGCATGCTCGCCACCGCGGCCCACGTGCCCGACGTGCGGGTGGTAGCGGAGCTCGCTCGCCGCGAGGTCACCGCAGCGCTGGTGGACGCGACCGGCGAGGGCCTGGACGGCATCATTGCCGTGGCCCATGCGCCCAACGTGCGCCGCGCCCTGGGCCGTCTCACCGCCGACGTGGTTGCCGGGCGCGGTGGCGCCTCCATGGCGGCGGCGCGGGAGTGGGTGGCCTCGGCCTTCGACGTGGTGGTGGAAGTGGGCCGGCTGCGCGATGGCCGGCACCGAGTGCTCCGCGTGGCCGAGCTCGCGGGCACCTCCCCGGAGGAGATCCGCATCGCCGACGTGTTCTCCTTCAACGTGGAGCGCACGGCGGCGGGCGGCGCCGTGGAAGGTACGTTCAACGCCTCCGGCTCCGTGCCGCGCATCGCCGACGAAGTGAGCTCACGCGGCTTCAGCTTGGAGAGCTCGCTGTTCACCCGGCCGCCGTCCCACTGACGCGCGGCGACGTTTGGGTGCTGCCCTCGGGCCGATCATGTCGGTTCGCCGCGGAACCGCGCGGTCCGGAGCGCGCGGTTCCGCGCTGCACCAACAAAGGCAGACGTGGAAGCACCAGGCCCGGCGTCTTCCTCGGCGAGCTGCGTCCAGCAGTGGCGCAGGTGAGCTGGCTGCGTCGGGCTGAGCTGGCTGCGTCGGGGTGAGCTGGCTGCGTCGGGGTGAGCTGGCTGCGTCAGGCGCAGGTGAGCTGGCTGCGTCAGGCTGCGCGGGTGCGCTGGCTGCGTCGCGCGCAGGTGAGCTCGCGTCGGGCTTTGGCGCTGGGCTCAGGCGTTGGCGCTGGGGCGCTTGGCGAGCTTGCGGCCCATGCGGCGCTTCTTCAGGGCGCTGAGCTTGTCGATCATCAAGACGCCGTTCAGATGATCGTTTTCGTGTTGGATCGCCACGGCGAGGAGGCCGTCTGCCTCCAGCTCGAAGGGCTTGCCTTTGGCATCCAAGGCGCGCACCACCACGCGCTCCGCGCGCTTGATCTCCTCGCTGACGCCCGGGAAGGAGAGGCAGCCCTCGTTCCACATTTGCGAGCCGTCCGTCTTGGTGATTTCCGGATTGATGAAGGTCCGGAGATCGCTCGGCTCGTCCTCGTCCGCGATGTCGATGACGAAGATGCGCAGACCCACGCCGACCTGCGGCGCGGCGAGCCCCACGCCGGGGGCCGCGTACATGGTCTCGGCCATGTCCTCCGCCAGCTGGCGGATTTCCGCCGTTACCTTTTCCACGGGCTTGGCTACCTCGCGCAGGCGCGGGTCCGGGTATTCGAGGATCTCGAGGACTGCCATCGGATGCAAAACGTAACACCCACCTGGGAGTCCCGCAATTGGCAGACCCTCAGCTCGCGGTGGTCGTGCGCGTGCTCTTCTTCGGATACACGAGGCGCCCGGAGACGTAGGCATCGTTGCCACACAGCTCCCAGCGGGGCGATTCGATACGGGGCGCGTCTGCGGGATTCTCGGGGCCGGCCCAGTCCACTGCGCCCGGCCGCCCGCGAGGACCGAGCAGCACCGGTGCCAAGAACACGTGCATCTCGTCGGGCAAACCGCCGGCGAGCAGGCTGCCCGCGAGCTCTGCGCCGCCTTCACACAAGACGCTCACGACCTCGCGCAGCGCCAGCTCGCGCAGGGTGACGCGCAAGTCGCAGCGGCCTTCTGCCGAAGCAGGCACTCGGATCACGCTGACACCGAGATCTTCCAGAGACTCGGCCACGGCGCGGGATGCATCTACCGTCGTCACCACGCAGGTGGGCACCTCTTTGGCCGTCTGCACCAGCTGGCAGCTGGTGGGGATGCGGAGCTTGCTGTCCATCACCACGCGGACGGGGCTGCGGCCCGGCACGTCCCGGACGGTGAGGCGCGGATCGTCCGCTATTACGGTGTTGATGCCCACCATCACCGCGTCGTGCCGAGTGCGGAGCAGGTGAACGCGCGCGCGGGAGTCCGCGCAGGTGATCCACTTGGAAGCGCCGGTGCGGGTGGCGATGCGGCCATCGAGGCTGACGGCCAGCTTGAGGGATAAGTACGACGCCTGCTCGGTGATGTACTTGCTCCACGGCTCGATGAGCTTCTTGGCTTCTTTCTCGAGCACGCCGACGACGACTTCCACCCCGGCGGCTTCGAGCCGCTCGATACCCCCACCCTCGACGCCGGGATTGGGATCCTTGCAGCCGACCACCACGCGGCCGATGCCCGCCGCCAGAATCGCGTCCACGCAGGGCGGGGTCCGGCCCTCGTGGTTGCAGGGCTCCAGCGTCACGTACAGGGTCTTGCCCCGCGCGGACTCCCCCGCTTCCCGGAGGGCGACGATCTCGGCGTGCTCCAGGCCGACTGCGGCGTGAAAGCCTTCGGCAAGGATGGTCTCGCCGTCCGCCACCACCGAACCCACGTGGGGATTCGGCGAGGGGTCGCCACCCTGGGCGATCTCGATGGCGCGGGCCATCAACTTGGCATCGACGTCAGCCACTTGGGTTCTCGGTGATCTGGAGCGACGGCTCCGAGGGGGACTTTAGCGGGCCACTCTCGGACCCACAAGGCGACCACTGCATCAGGAGCTCTTCCGGGGAGTGTCGTCCAACCCGCGCGCGTGAACGAGCGCGCTCATTTCGCGCATGAACTCGTCGATGTCGCGGAACGACTTGTAAACGCTCGCAAAGCGCACGTAGGCGACCTCGTCGAGCTTTTTCAGGCGCGCCATCACGCGTTCGCCGATTTCCATGGAGCTGACTTCGCGCTCACCGCTCTCCGACAGCTCGCGTTCCAGGCACTCCGCTTCTTCTTCCAGGGCGTCGGCGGATACCGGTCGCTTGTTGCAGGCGATGCGCAGGCTGGCGAGCACCTTGTTGCGGTCGAAGGGCTCGCGTTGGCCGTCCTTCTTGACCACCGTGGGCAGCGATAGCTCCACTCGCTCGTAAGTGGTGAAGCGGCGTTTGCAAGCGTCACACTCGCGGCGGCGCCAGGTTACCGTCCCACCGGTGACCAAGCGCGAGTCGACCACCCGACTCTCCATCTGACGGCACGACGGGCACTGCATGTCTCAGCCCTCGTAGGCGGACAGCACGAGCGTCGCGTTGGTGCCTCCGAAGCCGAAGGAGTTCGTCATCGCGTGCCGAACGCGGCGTTCCCGCGCGGTGTGGGCGATGAAGTCCAGAGGGCACTCGGGGTCCTGGTCGTCCAGGTTGATGGTGGGGGGCACACGCCCGGTCTCGATGGCCTTCACGCAGATGGCCGCTTCCACGGCCCCCGCGGCGCCGAGGAGATGTCCCATCATGCTCTTGGTGGAGCTGACCCACAGCTTCTTGTCGAGGGCGTGGGCTCCGAACAGCTGGGCGATGGCCCGCGCCTCTTCCACGTCCCCCGCCGGCGTGCTGGTGCCGTGGGCGTTGATGTAGTCGATGGCATCGGGCGCGAGCTTCGCGTCGGCCAGCGCTTGCTTCATGGCGCGCAGGCCTCCCGCGCCGCCGGGAGCGGGCTTGGTGATGTGATAGGCGTCGCTCGAGGCACCGAAGCCGGTGATCTCCGCCAAGATGCGCGCGCCGCGCTTCTTGGCGCGAGTGAGCGATTCCAGGATCAAGGTGCCGGCGCCCTCGCCGCACACGAAGCCGTCGCGGCCCGTGTCCCATGGGCGACTGGCCTTCTCGGGAGCGTCGTTGCGACGGCTGAGGGCGAACATGGCCGAGAAACCCGTGACGCCGATGGGCGAGATGGTCGCTTCCGCGCCACCGGCGACCATCACGCTGGCGCGTCCGTCGCGGATCCAGCGAGCGGCTTCTCCGAGGGCGTGGCCGCTGGAGGAGCAAGCGCTGGTGTGGCAGATGCTCGGGCCGCGGAGCCCGAAGGCGATGGACACCTGTCCGGCCGCCATGTTGGCGATGAGGGAGGGAATGAAATAGGGGCTGACCTTGGTCGGCCCTTTGTGCTCGAGAACCAACGTGCAGCGCTCGAGATTTTCGACGCCCCCGAGCCCCACGCCAATGAACGTTCCGGTGGTGTCGCGCTCTTCTTCCGTGAGCTCGAGCCCGGCGTCCTCGATCGCCATCTTGGTGGCGCCCATGGCGAAGGTGATGAAGCGCGTGGCTTCCTTGAGCTTCTTCCGCTCCATGTACTGAGCGGGGTCGTAGTTCTTCACCTCGCAGGCGAAGCGGGTGGGGTAGCGTTCGTCCAGCTCGAACAGCGTGATGGGGCCCGCCGAGCTCTGCCCAGCGAGCAGAGAATTCCAGGTGGGCTCCAGGCCCACTCCGTTGGGCGTGACCAAGCCCATGCCGGTGACAACGACGCGCTCCATGATGCTACCTCGTGGAAGGGGTGAGTCCGTGCACACGGCCCCCGTCCGCGTGGGTGCTCGCGCCGCTCGAAGCGGCGCGGCACCAGCGCCTGAGCTCAGGCGCTTGCGTTCTTGTTGATGTAGTCAATCGCATCCTGGACGGTCCGGATTTTCTCCGTGTCCTCGTCCGGAATGTCGATTTCGAAGGCCTCTTCGAAAGCGAGGACCAGCTCGACCAAACCCAACGAGTCAGCGCCGAGGTCGTCGATGAACGTCGACTCCGCCTTGATGTCTTTCTCGTCGACGTCGAGCTGTTCCTTGATGATCCGCTTGACTTCGGCCTCGATGTCCCGGCCTGCCATGGTGCCTCCAACTGGGGATACGCCTCTTTACGAGGTCGGCTTTGGTTGTTCGTTTCCGAAACCGGAAATTCTCACATGTACATGCCGCCGTTGATGCGCAGCGTCTGTCCTGTCACGTAGCTCGCCTCGTCCGAGGCCAAGTACACCACTGCCGCCGCCACGTCCTGCGAGGTACCCGCTCGCCCCAACGGGACTGCGTCGAGCATGGCCTTCTTGGCCTCCTCGGGCAGCGAGCTGGTCATGTCCGTTTCCACGTAGCCCGGGGCGATGGCGTTGACGGTGATGCCGCGGGAGGCGTACTCCCGCGCCAAGCTCTTGGTCACGCCCAAGAGCGCGGCCTTGGAGGCCGCATAGGCGGTTTGCCCGACGTTTCCCATCTCTCCGACCACGCTGGACAGGAACACGACGCGACCTGTGCGGGCCCGCATCATGCTCTTGATGGCCGCTCGGGCGGTGGCCACGGCGCCCTTCACGTTCACCGCGAAGATACGATCGAAGTCCTCTTCCTTGAGCCGCAAGAGCAGGCCGTCCACGCTGATGCCGGCGCTGGCCACCAGCACGTCGAGCCTTCCGAGGCGTTTGGCGATGGCAGCGACCGCGGCTTCCGCAGCGGCACTGTCTCCGACGTCGAACTGAGCGATCTCCGCCTTGCCGCCTGCGGCGGCGATGCCCTCTGCCACGCTCGCCGCGGCCTGTTCGCCGTTCACGTAGCCGATGACCACGTGGGCTCCGGCAGCCGCGAGCGCCTCCGCGCTGGCTCGGCCGATCCCGCGCGAGCCACCGGTGATGACGCAGACTTTGTTGCTCAGATCGAACATGACAAATGTGCCCGGGATGCCCCGCGGCGGGCCGTGTTTACCACGCCGGCGGCCAGGTCTTGGGCGAAAGATGCGTCGACCACGCCGAGCCCCCTGCGAAGCACCCTGCGCACCCTCAATTTTTCAACGATTCCAGCGCCTTGGTGACGCCTTCCGGGTCGCCGACAGCGACCACGGAGATGCGCTTGTCGATGCGCTTCACCAACCCCGCCAGGACCTTGCCCGGTCCGATCTCCAGGGCGAGGTCCACGCCGCCGTCGGCCATCGCGCGGACGCTCGCATCCCACAGCACCGGAGCGTCGATCTGACGCACGAGCAGCTCGGCGATGCGGTCGGCGTCCGAGTTGGGCTTGGCCTCCACGTTGGAGATCACCGGGAACTCTGGCGCCGAGAGTGACACGCTCTTCAGGGCTTCCTTCACCGCCTTGGCAGCGGGGGCCATCAGCGCACAGTGGAATGGCGCGCTCACCTTGAGAGGAATGGCCTTGAGCTTTCGCTCTTGGGCGAGCTTCATCGCGCGTTCCACTGCGTCCTTCTCGCCGGCGATCACCACCTGGCCCGGGGCATTGAAGTTGGCGGGCGCGACCACGCCACCTTCGGCGGCGTCCCCGCACAGGTTTCGAACCTGGTCCGCGTCGCCCCCCATGATCGCGGCCATCGCGCCGTTGCCCGGAGGCACCGCCTCTTGCATGGCCTTGCCGCGCAGGTGCACGAGGCGCACTGCATCTTCGAGCGCCAACGCCCCCGCCGCCACCAGTGCGCTGTACTCGCCCAAGGAATGGCCGGCGGCGAACGCAGGAGGAGCCAGCTCCGGGTGCGCCTCCCGCAGCGCCGCCAATGCGGCGATGCTGGCGGTCACGATCGCCGGCTGGGTGTTCTTGGTCAGGGTGAGGTCGGACTCCGGACCTTCGAAGCACAGGCTGGAGAGCTTCCAACCCAGCGCTTGGTCGGCCCGGTCGAAGACCTCGCGGGCCTGAGCCGACGCTTCGTACAGCGCCTTGCCCATGCCCACGACCTGTGTCCCCTGTCCGGGGAATAGCCATGCCACGCTCATGGGGCCCATTGACACCACGAGAGTGCTCGCGGTCAAGACTACATGCGCACCAGCGCGCTCGCCCAGGAGATGCCGGCGCCCAGCGCGCACATCAGCACCGTCTGACCGGGCTTGATGCGGCCGTCACGCACGGCCTCGTCGAGGGCGATGGGGATGCTGGCGCTGGAGGTGTTGCCGTAACGCTCGATGTTCAACACGAAGCGGGAGAGGGGGATCTCGAGCCGCACCGCGACTTGGCTGATGATGCGCATGTTCGCCTGGTGGGGCACGACCCAGTCCACGTGCTCGGCCTCGAGCCCGGCGTGGGCCAGCGCCTCCCGGGACGCGCTGGTGAGATTCTTGACGGCCACCTTGAAGATGTCGCCGCCGATCATGTGCACCTTGTCTCGAGCTTGCTCGATACCCTCGGCGGTGAGGGGCTCTTTGCTGCCTCCGGCGGGAATGCACAGGGACTCCGCCAGCGTGGCGTCGGTGTACAGCTTGGTGGAGAGCACGCCTCCGCCGTCGTCGCTCGCGGGGGTCAACACTGCCGCGCCGGCGCCGTCGCCGAACAGCACGCAAGTGGCGCGATCTTCCCAGTTCAACACGCGAGACAAGAGCTCCACGCCGATCACGAGCACGTTCTTCGCCATGCCGGTTCGGATGAACTGGTCGCCGATGGACGTTGCGTACAGGAAGCCCGCGCAGGCCGCCGCGACGTCGAAGGCCGGAATGCCGGGACAGCCAAGCTTCTGTTGCACGAACGCAGCGCACGCGGGCAGCGGCATGTCGGCGCTGATGGTGCCGACGACGATCATGTCGAGGTCCTTGGCCTCGAGTCCCGCCGCCTCGAGGGCACGCCGCGCGGCAGCGACGGCCATGTCGCTGGCGGCCTCGTCGCTGGCGGCCACGCGCCGCTCCTTGATGCCGGTGCGTTCCCGGATCCACTCGTCCGACGTGTCCACGACCTTCTCGAGGTCGAAGTTCGTCAGGATCTTCTCGGGAACGTATGCCCCCGTTCCGGCGATGCGGCTTGCCGGCGCTCCGTCCGTGACCATGGACGTTTCGTACAATCTCCCCGCCGCGCGGTCACGGGAAAATGGTTCAACCAGCTGTGAAGCCGGCTACGCAGGTTGCGTAGCTTCGTGCGCTCAGCTCTCGCTGGCGTCGCTCTTCAGGACCGCGCGGCCCTTGTAGTGCCCGCAGGACGGACACGCGCGATGCGAGACCATGGGCGCCGAGCAGTTGGGGCAGGGCACCACGTTGGGGGCCACGACCTTGTCGTGATTGGCGCGACGCATGTTGCGCTTGCTGCTGGACTTACGACGCTTGGGAACTGCCACGGCGAATGCTCCTACTTCTTGTGCTCCCGCAGCCGCTCGGCGATGGCCGCCAGGGGTGCGAGCCGCGGGTCGAGGGGGGCGCTCGGCTCCGAGCCCTCGGCGCTGGGAGCGGGCGGGATAGCGGCTTTGTCCTCGGAAGGCAAGTCGGAAACCGTGGGGGACATGGGCAAGTCGAGCAGGATGAACTCCCGCACGAAGGTGTCCAGTACGACCTTCTCACCGTCGTAGGTGTCCTGGGCCGCCCGCTCGTTCGACAGCTCCGGGTCGTCGTGCCAAGCGCGATGGGACTTCTTGGCGGGTTTTTCCGGCGTCTGCGCCTGAAGCCGACCTTTCTTGCGGCGCGGCTTGCGCTCCCGTCGGCGCGCCCCAAGGTCCGGCAAGGCTTCGGAAAGCATCAGGAATATGTCGGGCTTCAGCGGGACTTGGACGGGCGCCAAGGTGCGCACGCAGGTCATGGTCACGGCCAGCTCGGCGTGGCCGCGCACCATCACCTGGCTCCCGTTCTTCAACAGCTCCACTTCCACCTGGCCCGGACCGGCGGAGCTGGCCTCGCTGCCGGCGAGGGCGGCATCCACCCACGCCTCGCTGAGCTCGAAGCGAACCGAGCGGGGGCCGTCGTCCAGATCGGCGACGGAAATGACGAGAGAGGGCTCCACGGTGGGGCGGAGGCTAGCGCTCCCGGCGCCAAGTTCAAGCTTCGTGATAGCGTCCGCGCGCCATGTGGGCCTGGTTATCGCAAGACGGCAGGAAGCGTCGGGTGGCGATCGCCCTCGTGGTGTACGCCGTCACCACTGGCGTCTACTTCGCGTTTGCCGCGCCGGGCACGTTGCGCGCCCACACACCGTTCAACCACTTCGCCCTGCTCGCCGACTCCTGGCTGCACGGGCGACTGGACCTGGGTGGACCACCGCCGCCCTACGCGCAGAACAACGACTTCGCGAGCTTCGGCGGCAAGTGGTTCGTGACCTTCCCGCCCTTCCCGGCGGTGCTGTTGCTTCCGCTGGTGAAGCTCGCCGGCTCCGCCGAGAACGTCCAGGACGGGCAGTTCTTCATTTGGCTCGCCGGTCTTGGCCCGGCGGTTCTGTTCCTGGCCCTGGAAAAGCTCCGACGCATGGGGCTCGGCGAGCATGGCGTGTGGGGCAGCCTGGTGTTCACCTGGCTGTTCGCCTTTGGCAGTGTGTACTTCTTCACCGCCGAGCAGGGCACCGTCTGGTTCGCGGCACATGTCGTGGGGGTGGGCTTGGCCGCGCTCTACGTGCTGTTCGCGCTGGACGCGGAGCGACCGGTGCTGGCGGGGTTGATGCTCGGACTCGGTTTCCTCACGCGCTCGCCGCTGCTGTTCGCCGCTCCGCTGTTCGTGCTGGAGGCCGTGCGCGTAGCGACGAAGAGCGACGACGACGCCCCCACGTTCCGTACTCTCGGCTCCCTGGCCGCCCTCGCGAAGCTATGGCAGAGCCTCGACAAGCGACGGCTGTTCACTCGGCTCGCGTGGTTCGCCGTACCCATCGTCGGGATCCTGGCGCTGGCCGCTTGGCACAACCAAGCGCGCTTCGGCAGCCCCACGGAGTTCGGCTATCGCTTCCTCACGGTCGCGTGGCGCGGGCGCATGGAGAAGTGGGGGCTCTTCAACTACCACTTCTTCGGCAGGAACCTGGCAGTGATGCTGTCCAGCGTGCCGTGGATCCCACCGGCGCCGCGGCAGGTGCCGTTTCAGATCAGCCAGCACGGTCTCGCGTTGTGGGTGACGACGCCGCTGTACCTGTGGCTCTTGTGGCCCCGGCGCTGGACGCGCCTGCATCTGGCGTTGTGGCTCACGGTCTTGGCCGTGGCGGTGCCGACGTTGTTCTACCAGAACACCGGCTGGATCCAGTTCGGGTACCGCTTCTCCAACGACTACGCGATCTTCCTCTTCTGTCTGTTGGCCATCGGCGGCTACCGCATGAGAACGCTGTTCTGGTCCGCCGCGCTGTGGAGCGTCGTCGTCAACGGCTGGGGCGCTATGTCCTTCGGTCGCGGCAAGTTCGACCCCTACTACTACAACGACCCCAGCCAGCGCGTGCTACACCAGCCAGACTGATGTCCGATCGGATCCGGGAGCTCGTCAAATCCGTGGAGGCTCAGGGCGTGGACAGCCCGTACCTCGAACGCCTGCGCCGTCCGCGGGGGCAGGCCGAAGCCGCGATCGCGTCGCTGCAGCACGAGATCGTCGGCGAGATGGCCGCGTCCCTCGGGCGAGCGGAAGATCACATCAACGAAGCCTTGCTGCGCCTCGATCTCTTGGGTCGCGAGCTCGACCGAGGCGAGCGGCCGGAGCTGGTGGAGGAGTTCAACGCCCAGCGAAAGGTCGCCGAGCGCCGGGTGTGGGAGCTTCGCGTTCAGCGGGAGGCGCTGGGCATTCGCCGAAACGAGATGCTCGCTAAGTTGTATCCGATCCCGCCGCGGCGTTGACTCACTTCACCTGGAAGTTCTGCACCGCCCACTCGAGTTGTTCGGCGTTCTTCTCCATCAGAGCCTTGGTTCCACCGGATTCCAGGAGATAGATGGTGGAGTCCGTCAAGAACACCGTGACCGTATACAGGTGTGGTGAGCCGCCTTCGTCGTGGCCGAAACGGAGCTGCTTGCCCGCGAGCCCGGCCTTGGTCTTCACGTCGGCCTGACTCAAGAGCGCGTATCCGCCGCGCTGACGCATCCGGTTTTCGATGGCGCGAGTCCAGAAGTCCAGCGTGCCCTTGGGGTCGTTGTCGATCTCCCGTACGGCGATGACCAGACCGTCCGCGGTGGTCGCGCGGTAGTCGTAGCGTTCCTGATCGGGCAGCTCCACGAAGCCCGGCGGTGTGGCCGCCACGAAGGAGTTGCCGCAGCCGGTGGCGAGCAGCAAGAAGAGCAATCCGAACGTCGTCTTCATCACATCCTCAACAGCTCGCCCAGGCCGAGGGTATCCAGCCAGGGGAAGGGGAGTCGGACCTTCGAGTCCACGTGATCCGTGGGCCGTGCCGAGAAGGTGACCGTGATGGTGGAGAAGTGGACCAGCTCCGTCAGCAGCTTGAGCCGACCCTTCATGCGCTCCAGCTCGCCCGTCACTCTTTCGAGCTCTTTCTCGACGGCGATGGCGTCGGGCACCTTGTCGGCCTTCTCGAGCAGCTTCTCGAGGCGTTTGCGCACCACTTCCAGGTTGCGCATGCGGATCTGCAGATCGACATACTCGCTGGTGACGTCCTGCACGCTCACGTTCTTGTGAAGCACGTCGCCCAGCTTGGTGATGTCGGTCACCGAGCCGTCGAACTTGCCGGCTGGCACCCGCACGGTGATGGTGCGATCGTCGCGCTTCACCAGGTAGCCGCCCGCCTGCCGAGCGATCTTCTCGACCGCGTCCATCGCCTTCTTGGCCTCGAACACGGCCATGTTCACGTCGGCCGTGTAGATGAGCATCGGAGACGCAATGGTCGCCCCCTGGCCGCTCGTCGCCACGCCGGTGTCGGGCTCGGGCTGAGCGCCCGGAGCGGGCGTCGGAACGTCGGGCTTGGTCTCCGTCCGCTTTGGCGGTGGCGCGGGCGGGGGAGGCGGAGCGTTCTGCGGCGCCGGGGCGCCGCCCGCGAGAGGAGCATCCTCCGCGACGCGCGCGTCATCGGCTTCGTCCACGCCGGCGGTGGCGGTGCCCGGCGCATACATTTCCGGCTCTGCAGCCGCCGCCGTTTCCGTCATCGGCGCCTCGGCCGCGTAGTCGGCGCTCTTGCTCCCCGCGTAGGGCGCCGAGCCACCACACCCGACGACCAGGAACAGGGCTACGAGGAGCCCGACAAGGTGCGTGAGTCTCGCCATGGTCCGAACCTCTCCCGACAACGTCCTGGCCGCGGGCCGCCTTACAGCTTCGCGTCGGTTTTTCCGGCCGCAGCCGGCTTGCCACGCTTGATCGTGATTTTCTCGATCTTCGGTGGGTCGATGGCGCGGTCACCCCGTACCGAGGTGCTCGCCAGCTTCTCGATCACGTCCTCCGGCTGGCACTTGCCGAAAATCGTGTAGCCGCCATCCAGGTGCTTGGCCACGCCGTCCATGATGAAGAACTGCATGCCGTTCGTGTTCGGGCCGCGGTTCGCCATGCACAGCTGGCCCCGCTCGTCGTGGTGGGCGTCCTCCCAGATCTCGTCCGGGATCACGTAGCCCGGC
This portion of the Polyangiaceae bacterium genome encodes:
- the rpmF gene encoding 50S ribosomal protein L32, which encodes MAVPKRRKSSSKRNMRRANHDKVVAPNVVPCPNCSAPMVSHRACPSCGHYKGRAVLKSDASES
- a CDS encoding DUF177 domain-containing protein, whose amino-acid sequence is MEPSLVISVADLDDGPRSVRFELSEAWVDAALAGSEASSAGPGQVEVELLKNGSQVMVRGHAELAVTMTCVRTLAPVQVPLKPDIFLMLSEALPDLGARRRERKPRRKKGRLQAQTPEKPAKKSHRAWHDDPELSNERAAQDTYDGEKVVLDTFVREFILLDLPMSPTVSDLPSEDKAAIPPAPSAEGSEPSAPLDPRLAPLAAIAERLREHKK
- a CDS encoding serine/threonine protein kinase, with translation MKTTFGLLFLLLATGCGNSFVAATPPGFVELPDQERYDYRATTADGLVIAVREIDNDPKGTLDFWTRAIENRMRQRGGYALLSQADVKTKAGLAGKQLRFGHDEGGSPHLYTVTVFLTDSTIYLLESGGTKALMEKNAEQLEWAVQNFQVK
- a CDS encoding DUF4349 domain-containing protein, translated to MARLTHLVGLLVALFLVVGCGGSAPYAGSKSADYAAEAPMTETAAAAEPEMYAPGTATAGVDEADDARVAEDAPLAGGAPAPQNAPPPPPAPPPKRTETKPDVPTPAPGAQPEPDTGVATSGQGATIASPMLIYTADVNMAVFEAKKAMDAVEKIARQAGGYLVKRDDRTITVRVPAGKFDGSVTDITKLGDVLHKNVSVQDVTSEYVDLQIRMRNLEVVRKRLEKLLEKADKVPDAIAVEKELERVTGELERMKGRLKLLTELVHFSTITVTFSARPTDHVDSKVRLPFPWLDTLGLGELLRM